A genomic window from Sporosarcina sp. Marseille-Q4063 includes:
- a CDS encoding MalY/PatB family protein codes for MSIFEEFIDRRETRSIKWDRLEEVYGIENASNILPMWIADMDFAAPQVVIDAMQEVLDHGVFGYSYICDECKDGIQSWLEQRHSWKTENEWMLFHHGVVPAIATVIETFTEDGDGILITPPVYPPFFQVPELMERTIVECVMIEKDRNYSIDFVEFEKALQQNVKLFILCNPHNPGGIVWTEEELIKMIELCAKYDVFILSDEIHADLVFPEHRHIALAAIAGDEAHRIITCVAPTKTFNLAGVQAAIMIATDKEVRAKLEQNALAHGQMSLSPFAAAAVKSAYTQGGPWLSELLEIISSNMDYVITELEESLPGIKINKPHGTYLLWIDYRDTGLSEKEMMDKLLTKGRIALEPGSKYGESGIGFLRMNVACPLSTVKDGVQRIITALS; via the coding sequence ATGAGTATTTTCGAGGAATTCATTGACCGACGTGAAACACGGTCCATTAAATGGGATCGGTTAGAAGAAGTTTACGGCATCGAAAATGCATCCAATATATTGCCCATGTGGATTGCTGATATGGATTTTGCGGCCCCGCAAGTTGTCATTGATGCGATGCAAGAAGTGCTCGACCACGGAGTTTTTGGCTATTCATACATATGCGATGAATGTAAAGACGGTATTCAATCATGGCTTGAACAACGGCATTCTTGGAAAACGGAAAATGAATGGATGTTATTCCATCATGGAGTTGTCCCAGCGATTGCAACGGTTATTGAAACTTTTACCGAGGATGGAGATGGCATTCTCATTACTCCGCCTGTCTATCCGCCGTTTTTTCAAGTTCCCGAACTTATGGAGCGTACGATCGTTGAGTGCGTGATGATTGAAAAGGATCGAAACTATTCGATTGATTTTGTGGAATTTGAAAAAGCGCTTCAACAAAATGTGAAATTGTTTATTCTTTGTAACCCGCATAATCCTGGGGGGATTGTTTGGACTGAAGAGGAACTTATAAAAATGATTGAACTTTGTGCAAAATACGACGTCTTTATTTTATCTGATGAAATTCATGCGGATCTTGTTTTCCCTGAACACCGACATATCGCATTAGCTGCAATTGCCGGTGATGAAGCACATCGAATTATTACATGTGTCGCACCAACGAAGACATTTAACCTTGCGGGCGTTCAAGCCGCTATCATGATTGCGACTGATAAAGAAGTTCGTGCAAAGCTTGAACAAAACGCATTGGCACACGGGCAGATGTCACTTAGCCCATTTGCTGCGGCTGCTGTAAAATCTGCCTATACGCAAGGTGGACCATGGCTTTCTGAGCTTCTTGAAATAATCTCTTCGAATATGGACTATGTGATTACGGAATTAGAAGAATCACTGCCTGGCATAAAGATAAACAAACCGCATGGTACGTATTTATTGTGGATTGACTATCGCGATACCGGCCTTTCTGAAAAAGAGATGATGGATAAATTATTAACCAAAGGGAGAATCGCTCTTGAACCGGGTTCGAAATACGGAGAATCTGGAATTGGTTTTCTACGCATGAACGTTGCGTGCCCTCTTTCTACAGTTAAAGATGGCGTCCAACGAATCATTACTGCATTATCTTAA
- a CDS encoding RNA polymerase sigma factor, with product MIIITDVEFFNQLKTGDREAFVKWMGDHSKKIEQLAVQYGCSSLQVQQITEATFRKLYNQLTEVEDENHLRLFMYKAALILIKNMEQPDEKEKLLPFEEDQQLHEKIISLEDENKIALLLFYFHGMTEKEIEFITGLPENEVMNLIAESREKLGRNQLQIEKQLKFLSKSYERLRFSFTYENVFEEQQVKSEPILKPKSSKKVLLSWIAGIVTLLTLITVSVVTGEEYQRSSTEKYIERLKISFEKEVENQFDKLGFPETIEENDYGFASGLAGTPRRDFDSMIRRYERLLSRNEPIDRKKIKNEYEEILEQLQLPSEMAEQLIKNPLTNDKRKSEQFINSYLEKLSYIQESFYSIYYDHHQIIEDALVDEEIDIEKFMAKKDMYPEDFQKILTGLEKQNYYPVSIPNVAPFYPKYQTNEFSKKIRNALHEDVGGYMTMLETEPLFNVQSLDFSLNQSIDYLIDMEKTLLASDQSAMHYGMLSHTYSTLFSALVIDEKKKGVYAEHSETVEIFDEHGAVKEEYRAIWEKIANIGGDSPAAFIMKKIIGEMKASDWKKSKSYQRLNQHHIYDALSYAHDNRLKLFTIEEFIGYGTMTTYVQDSEYQLEVKELYENFSYDHNLMTLENANPLIIIGVYYYANELEDPETMWQLFNHEYVTVSYEDYMKNWTKTDSILEQVESIFVEMVGDASINGSHIVPVGYEKDGTIGLEKDGTVDYFARMIYDNADGIWTIYEIK from the coding sequence ATGATTATTATTACGGATGTCGAGTTTTTTAATCAACTAAAGACGGGTGACCGTGAAGCTTTTGTAAAATGGATGGGAGATCACTCAAAAAAAATAGAGCAACTCGCAGTCCAATACGGATGCAGTTCGCTTCAAGTCCAGCAGATAACTGAAGCGACGTTCAGGAAGTTATATAACCAGCTAACTGAAGTAGAAGACGAAAATCACCTTCGTTTATTCATGTATAAGGCTGCTTTAATATTAATAAAAAATATGGAACAGCCAGATGAAAAAGAAAAGTTGTTGCCCTTTGAAGAAGATCAACAACTTCATGAAAAAATTATCAGCCTTGAAGATGAAAATAAGATTGCCTTACTACTATTCTATTTTCATGGAATGACAGAGAAAGAAATTGAATTTATTACAGGCCTTCCAGAAAATGAAGTAATGAATTTAATTGCAGAATCACGTGAAAAACTGGGTAGAAATCAACTGCAAATCGAGAAACAATTAAAGTTTTTAAGTAAATCATATGAGCGACTTCGTTTTTCATTCACATATGAAAATGTTTTTGAGGAACAGCAAGTCAAAAGTGAGCCAATACTAAAACCTAAATCATCAAAAAAAGTTCTGCTATCATGGATTGCCGGGATTGTTACATTATTAACCCTCATCACGGTTTCAGTTGTGACAGGAGAGGAATACCAAAGGTCTTCAACTGAAAAATATATAGAACGCCTGAAAATCTCATTCGAAAAAGAAGTGGAAAATCAATTCGATAAATTAGGTTTTCCTGAAACAATTGAAGAAAACGATTATGGATTTGCAAGTGGATTAGCAGGAACCCCGCGCAGAGATTTTGATTCGATGATCAGGCGTTACGAAAGACTACTCAGTAGAAATGAACCAATCGATAGGAAAAAAATCAAGAATGAATATGAAGAAATACTTGAACAATTACAATTGCCGTCTGAAATGGCGGAACAATTAATTAAAAATCCTTTGACAAATGATAAAAGAAAAAGTGAACAATTCATCAATTCATACTTGGAGAAACTTTCCTATATTCAAGAATCTTTTTATTCGATTTATTACGACCATCACCAAATCATCGAAGATGCGTTGGTTGACGAAGAAATTGACATCGAAAAGTTCATGGCAAAGAAGGATATGTACCCCGAGGACTTTCAAAAAATCCTAACAGGTCTAGAAAAACAAAATTATTATCCAGTATCGATTCCGAATGTCGCACCGTTCTATCCGAAATACCAGACCAATGAATTCAGCAAGAAAATTAGAAATGCACTTCACGAAGACGTAGGTGGTTATATGACAATGCTCGAAACCGAGCCTTTGTTTAACGTGCAAAGCCTTGATTTTTCATTGAACCAATCAATAGACTACTTAATCGATATGGAAAAAACATTACTTGCTTCTGATCAATCTGCTATGCATTACGGGATGCTATCGCATACGTACTCGACGTTATTTAGCGCATTAGTAATCGACGAAAAGAAAAAAGGAGTTTATGCTGAACATAGCGAAACGGTTGAAATATTCGATGAACATGGAGCGGTAAAAGAAGAATATCGTGCCATTTGGGAAAAGATTGCAAACATCGGCGGAGATTCACCAGCCGCTTTTATCATGAAGAAAATCATTGGCGAGATGAAAGCGAGCGATTGGAAAAAATCGAAAAGTTATCAGCGATTGAATCAACATCATATTTACGATGCATTAAGCTATGCACATGATAATAGATTGAAATTATTCACTATCGAGGAATTCATTGGATACGGGACGATGACAACATATGTTCAAGATTCCGAATATCAATTAGAAGTTAAAGAGTTATATGAAAACTTCTCTTATGATCATAATCTAATGACTTTAGAAAATGCGAATCCTCTAATCATTATCGGTGTTTACTATTATGCAAATGAACTAGAAGATCCTGAGACGATGTGGCAGCTCTTCAATCATGAATATGTAACAGTTTCATATGAAGACTATATGAAAAACTGGACGAAAACTGATTCTATACTGGAACAAGTCGAGTCGATATTTGTAGAGATGGTAGGAGATGCAAGCATTAACGGTTCGCATATTGTCCCGGTCGGTTATGAAAAAGATGGCACAATCGGTCTTGAGAAGGATGGCACTGTCGATTATTTCGCAAGAATGATTTACGACAATGCAGATGGAATCTGGACGATTTACGAGATTAAATAA
- a CDS encoding DUF1871 family protein, producing METIAMNKKAISILEKWDPFDEGEKAYELEIVDVIAELHRLDHPADLAKKIREIYEHSYEMWIPIEKCVQISYKLLAIKYEAKCIV from the coding sequence ATGGAAACTATAGCTATGAATAAAAAAGCAATCAGTATACTAGAAAAATGGGACCCGTTCGACGAAGGTGAAAAAGCATATGAATTAGAAATCGTGGATGTCATAGCCGAACTACATCGACTCGATCACCCTGCAGATCTTGCAAAAAAGATTCGGGAGATTTACGAACACTCATATGAAATGTGGATTCCAATCGAAAAATGTGTTCAAATTTCCTATAAGCTTTTAGCGATAAAATATGAAGCGAAATGCATTGTATGA
- a CDS encoding RNA polymerase sigma factor yields the protein MQENELIRNAKNGDFTNYPEWINKHSGSMIRFAFQNGLSLEEANEVTMDTYIILRNELRRLDENMPLLMTLYKILLEKLLRYNSAEPVPEDALPFKEDTLLHIKIVELDEKYRIPFILSFYHDLTNEQISIVIGESAEDIEITIQAAIELLGENRKSLEFLKKSYNRLSVKFNAEQIFGSIVQQPIIKSKKKSISWAIISAIALTIIIILLPLSFTNKKEKPIVNAIDVESFANIEEKYKTERAKRQEKLQLEDARFDQLNFIRKADKEIMDIKDSMDRGEIPRNLEKKVENIVEHLKLPSEMVADLQLEPLYESESASIEHAMIYKEKIVDLITMYNGILWDNRETIEAFEGGRQKASLLMLSKAEFPSELQHAIDTMRKQSIQICAKNNTFEINACYYKSSIHDQLSYLYHQSARAYVGMMTYDYYLNNVNMVFSPNWIVQELAEMQQAIIQISKDESFYKELETNFSSFFCEVMKGKNLIKEMEAEGRVPTFYQQAWRTFNYQDETALPISYLVQPIIEEMEVSEWRNSESWDRLTHESIIDVLKLAQEGKLEEIMFGKKPTLVNEKIDLPNKLYSTKIEKLYKEFKKNYDRTIFKELSPIYVAGVYDYANEMEDPMTMLKLFNFDTEGVYENEAEDWRATFIADWQKGFSLFEEATSIEFSNENIERFGRNYYAYVKIGKDQLEDQYIPLWIDRSGEFYLQELVHNPLPSSVEIPEMDIASIDKEWITYRYDYFTESKSFDEIDYMTPIDIIATYFHAGQQGDFETQYAFYYQGDGTTVIDKEQYLKKPNIYFPMNMENLYKTISFKGLEQDGNGNWPGIATLTVNEETNPSNESIVEINMMWTKHGWRIVYPLK from the coding sequence GTGCAAGAAAACGAACTCATACGAAATGCAAAAAACGGGGACTTTACAAATTATCCGGAATGGATCAACAAGCATTCTGGCAGCATGATACGATTCGCATTTCAAAATGGACTTTCTTTGGAAGAGGCAAACGAGGTGACGATGGATACATATATTATACTTCGTAATGAGTTAAGACGCCTTGATGAAAATATGCCATTACTAATGACACTTTATAAAATCTTGCTGGAAAAGCTGTTGCGATATAATTCAGCGGAACCCGTTCCTGAAGACGCGCTCCCATTTAAAGAAGATACACTTCTTCATATTAAAATTGTAGAACTTGATGAGAAATATCGTATTCCTTTTATTTTATCTTTTTATCATGATTTAACTAACGAACAAATATCCATTGTTATCGGAGAATCCGCAGAAGATATTGAAATAACCATTCAAGCTGCAATCGAGTTGCTCGGTGAAAACAGAAAAAGTCTTGAATTTCTTAAGAAATCCTACAATCGCTTATCCGTAAAATTTAATGCTGAACAGATATTCGGATCCATTGTGCAACAGCCCATCATTAAATCAAAAAAGAAGTCGATAAGTTGGGCAATTATAAGCGCAATAGCTTTAACAATTATTATAATTTTATTGCCATTATCCTTCACGAATAAGAAAGAAAAGCCGATTGTTAATGCTATCGATGTGGAATCTTTCGCAAATATAGAAGAAAAATATAAAACCGAACGCGCGAAACGACAAGAAAAACTTCAATTGGAAGATGCGCGGTTCGACCAGCTGAATTTCATTAGAAAAGCAGATAAGGAAATAATGGATATAAAAGATTCAATGGATCGTGGAGAAATTCCAAGAAATCTGGAAAAGAAAGTCGAAAACATCGTGGAACACTTAAAGTTGCCATCTGAAATGGTAGCTGACCTTCAACTAGAACCACTCTACGAAAGCGAAAGTGCGAGTATCGAACATGCCATGATATATAAGGAGAAAATTGTCGACTTAATCACCATGTACAACGGCATTCTTTGGGACAACCGGGAAACGATTGAAGCGTTTGAAGGGGGAAGGCAAAAAGCATCATTATTAATGCTTTCAAAAGCTGAATTTCCAAGTGAACTACAACATGCGATAGACACAATGCGTAAGCAATCTATCCAAATATGCGCAAAAAATAACACATTCGAAATTAATGCATGTTATTATAAATCGTCAATTCATGATCAATTGAGCTATCTCTATCATCAAAGTGCTCGTGCATATGTTGGTATGATGACTTATGATTATTATCTTAATAATGTCAATATGGTTTTTAGTCCGAACTGGATTGTCCAGGAATTAGCTGAAATGCAACAAGCTATTATACAAATTAGTAAAGATGAAAGTTTTTACAAAGAGTTGGAAACCAATTTTTCATCTTTTTTTTGCGAAGTTATGAAAGGAAAAAACCTTATTAAAGAAATGGAAGCAGAAGGAAGGGTACCCACTTTTTATCAACAAGCATGGAGAACTTTTAATTATCAAGATGAAACGGCGTTGCCAATAAGTTACCTTGTACAACCAATCATTGAGGAAATGGAAGTATCCGAATGGCGGAATTCAGAAAGTTGGGATCGATTAACTCATGAATCTATCATTGATGTGCTTAAACTTGCACAAGAAGGTAAACTAGAGGAAATCATGTTCGGTAAAAAGCCAACGCTTGTTAACGAAAAAATCGACCTGCCCAACAAACTTTATTCAACGAAAATAGAAAAGCTATATAAGGAATTCAAAAAAAATTACGACAGAACCATATTTAAAGAACTATCACCTATTTATGTAGCCGGCGTCTATGACTACGCAAATGAAATGGAAGATCCAATGACGATGTTGAAATTATTCAACTTTGATACCGAGGGGGTATATGAAAACGAAGCTGAAGATTGGAGAGCTACTTTTATTGCAGACTGGCAAAAAGGGTTTTCACTATTTGAAGAAGCGACCTCTATCGAATTCTCCAATGAAAACATAGAGCGATTTGGAAGAAACTATTACGCTTATGTAAAAATCGGAAAAGATCAATTAGAAGATCAATATATTCCGCTTTGGATCGATAGAAGCGGGGAATTTTATCTGCAAGAATTAGTGCATAACCCGCTTCCTTCAAGCGTAGAAATCCCGGAAATGGACATCGCTTCGATTGACAAAGAATGGATAACATATAGATATGATTATTTCACCGAATCGAAGTCATTCGATGAAATAGATTATATGACGCCAATCGACATAATCGCAACCTATTTTCACGCCGGACAACAAGGGGATTTCGAAACACAATACGCTTTCTATTATCAAGGTGATGGAACTACGGTTATTGACAAAGAACAATACCTTAAGAAGCCAAACATATATTTTCCGATGAATATGGAAAATCTATACAAGACGATTTCATTTAAAGGATTAGAACAAGATGGGAATGGAAACTGGCCCGGTATTGCAACGCTAACGGTCAATGAAGAAACAAATCCTAGCAATGAATCGATAGTAGAAATCAACATGATGTGGACAAAACACGGTTGGCGCATCGTCTATCCTTTGAAATAA
- a CDS encoding peptidylprolyl isomerase: MYPQLTNEVAANEALVVMNTTLGPIKIKLFPEVAPKTVENFLTHAENGYYNGIIFHRVIEDFMIQGGDPTGTGMGGESIWGDTFEDEFSTKVFNLRGALSMANAGPGTNGSQFFIVQASELPGGTTKQLKDAGFPEEIVEAYDKLGGTPHLDHRHTVFGHVIEGMDVIDTIAKVKKGRQDKPVEDISIESIEILQK; encoded by the coding sequence ATGTATCCACAGTTAACAAACGAAGTTGCGGCAAACGAGGCACTTGTAGTAATGAACACGACACTCGGCCCGATTAAAATTAAATTATTTCCAGAAGTTGCACCAAAAACAGTTGAAAACTTTTTAACACATGCTGAAAACGGCTATTATAACGGTATTATTTTTCACCGTGTTATTGAGGATTTCATGATTCAAGGCGGAGACCCAACAGGCACAGGCATGGGCGGAGAAAGTATTTGGGGCGACACATTTGAAGACGAATTCTCGACTAAAGTATTCAACTTGCGCGGGGCTCTTTCGATGGCAAACGCTGGACCGGGCACAAACGGCAGCCAATTCTTCATCGTTCAAGCATCAGAATTACCAGGCGGAACTACAAAACAATTAAAAGACGCAGGCTTCCCTGAAGAAATTGTTGAAGCATACGACAAACTAGGCGGCACACCGCATTTAGATCATAGACATACAGTCTTCGGCCATGTTATTGAAGGAATGGATGTTATTGATACAATTGCAAAAGTAAAAAAAGGTCGACAAGATAAGCCGGTTGAAGACATTTCAATTGAATCAATCGAAATCCTTCAAAAGTAA
- a CDS encoding sodium-dependent transporter, with product MAPREQWTSKIGFILAAAGSAIGLGAIWKFPYMAGTNGGSVFVLLFIISTIAIGLPILLAEFVIGRMGQADAVTTFKRLAPGSKWNLIGWLGFAFGFIVLSFYSVVGGWILSYLARALIFKLNGLDYGLMFDSITANPIEILLSQAVFMLLTIWIVQGGIKAGIERASRWMMPLLFIFFIILAIRSLTLEGAMEGVRFLFVPDWSLLTGETFILALGQAFFSLSVGVTGMLTYASYLSREERLGQSALNVSLLNIVISILAGLVIFPAVFALGQSPAEGPGLIFVVLPAIFEQIPFGNLFMIIFFILMLFATLTSSISMLEIVVSTGIRKRVDRRRRAAWVFGLLIFIIGIPSALSFGLLSGVNVFGGTIFDFADLLTSRIGMPIGALLISIFAGFVLTKKQTIDELNTHPAIHALWKFLVRFAAPVAIAIIFIAWIIEITL from the coding sequence ATGGCGCCACGTGAACAGTGGACATCGAAAATCGGGTTTATCCTTGCCGCAGCCGGTAGTGCGATTGGACTCGGTGCGATTTGGAAATTTCCTTATATGGCAGGAACAAACGGCGGTAGCGTATTTGTTCTGCTCTTCATTATTAGTACGATTGCAATTGGCCTTCCTATACTTCTTGCCGAATTTGTTATAGGTCGAATGGGACAAGCAGATGCTGTGACAACATTTAAGCGGTTGGCCCCCGGCAGCAAGTGGAACCTCATTGGTTGGCTAGGTTTCGCTTTCGGATTTATCGTGTTGTCTTTTTATAGCGTTGTCGGCGGTTGGATTTTGTCTTATTTAGCACGGGCGTTAATCTTTAAGCTTAATGGATTGGATTATGGTTTGATGTTTGATTCAATTACCGCTAATCCCATTGAAATATTGCTTTCGCAAGCGGTGTTCATGCTGTTAACCATTTGGATTGTGCAAGGCGGGATTAAAGCTGGGATTGAAAGAGCAAGTAGATGGATGATGCCGCTTTTATTTATTTTTTTCATCATCTTAGCCATCCGGTCATTGACACTTGAAGGTGCGATGGAAGGTGTACGTTTCCTATTTGTGCCGGATTGGTCTTTACTAACGGGTGAAACATTTATACTTGCACTTGGTCAAGCGTTTTTCTCACTTAGTGTAGGTGTGACTGGAATGTTGACGTATGCTTCTTATTTATCTAGGGAAGAGCGCCTTGGGCAATCCGCGTTGAATGTATCCCTATTGAACATTGTTATTTCAATTTTGGCGGGACTCGTTATCTTCCCGGCAGTTTTTGCACTAGGGCAATCTCCTGCTGAAGGACCTGGTTTAATCTTTGTTGTATTACCGGCTATTTTTGAACAAATTCCGTTTGGGAATCTATTTATGATTATTTTCTTCATATTAATGCTTTTTGCGACATTAACATCCTCGATCTCAATGTTGGAAATTGTCGTATCAACAGGTATTCGTAAGCGTGTTGATCGCAGGAGAAGGGCTGCTTGGGTATTCGGATTACTTATTTTCATCATTGGGATACCAAGCGCATTGTCTTTTGGATTATTATCTGGTGTAAATGTGTTCGGCGGAACTATTTTCGATTTTGCTGATCTATTAACGAGTCGAATTGGTATGCCGATTGGCGCATTATTGATTTCTATATTCGCAGGATTTGTTTTGACGAAAAAGCAAACGATAGACGAATTAAATACGCATCCAGCGATACATGCCCTTTGGAAATTTCTTGTTCGATTTGCGGCCCCTGTTGCAATCGCCATTATTTTTATCGCTTGGATTATTGAGATTACATTATAA
- a CDS encoding peptidylprolyl isomerase, which produces MRKIPLLLLTVLLLFALSACGKGTNKEQSKEVDGVNDSKEKVVGYPQLATEVADNEEVVVMNTTLGPIKIKLFPDIAPKTVENFLTHAKEGYYEGVIFHRVMDEFMIQGGDPTGTGAGGESIYGDSFEDEFSDSVFHFRGALAMANAGPNTNGSQFFIVQKTEVEEAALDQEKPLVYSDEIREAYENMGGTPHLDHSHTVFGQVIEGMDTVDKIAKAEARETRPIEDIKIESIEILTEK; this is translated from the coding sequence ATGAGAAAAATTCCTTTACTTCTATTAACGGTATTGTTACTTTTCGCCCTTTCTGCATGCGGTAAAGGAACGAATAAGGAACAATCGAAAGAAGTCGATGGTGTAAATGATTCAAAAGAAAAAGTAGTCGGCTATCCGCAATTAGCGACAGAAGTGGCGGATAATGAAGAAGTTGTTGTCATGAACACAACCCTTGGTCCGATTAAGATCAAACTCTTTCCAGACATTGCGCCAAAAACGGTTGAAAACTTCTTGACACATGCAAAGGAAGGCTATTATGAAGGTGTTATATTTCACCGAGTAATGGACGAGTTCATGATTCAAGGCGGTGATCCGACCGGAACAGGTGCGGGCGGGGAAAGTATTTACGGAGATTCATTCGAAGATGAATTTTCAGATTCAGTATTTCATTTCCGCGGGGCGCTTGCCATGGCAAACGCCGGACCGAACACGAACGGAAGTCAGTTTTTCATCGTACAAAAAACTGAAGTAGAGGAAGCTGCACTTGATCAGGAAAAACCTTTAGTTTATTCTGATGAAATTCGCGAAGCCTATGAAAATATGGGCGGCACACCGCATCTCGATCATTCCCACACAGTATTTGGTCAAGTGATTGAAGGAATGGACACAGTAGATAAAATTGCAAAAGCAGAAGCAAGGGAAACACGACCGATTGAAGATATTAAAATTGAATCAATCGAAATTCTTACGGAAAAATAG
- a CDS encoding MFS transporter translates to MDVLKRNFIIMWVCNFLVAGTTTMIMPFLSLYIDTFGDHSAAYVQKWSGLIFGATFITAFIMSPIWGRIADKHGFKPILIINGLGLATSIFLMSFVQTVETFFILRLLMGIVTGFIPTSLAFISSQTARKEAGKMLGTLQMGSVSGMLFGPMFGGLLADAFGFQYTFIITAISITTATIIVLFGIKEQIRVKSKRAIIYTRKAILGGIFRHRLMLNVMMVTTIIQIANFSIQPLLSLYVAELTNAKDVAFLAGITFSAAGLGNLLFARFWGRLGDDIGYEKVLSILLLLSFLFVIPQAFVTALWQLIICRLLFGIAVGGMIPITTALIRRDAPVNIQGEMMGYNTSFRFLGNIIGPMFGGIVSGFIGISSVFIVTSSLFLVGFTFLFLAKRKPGQDFEDSLAAKTNG, encoded by the coding sequence ATGGATGTACTAAAAAGAAACTTTATCATTATGTGGGTATGTAATTTTCTCGTTGCTGGAACAACTACGATGATTATGCCATTCCTTTCCTTATATATCGACACGTTCGGCGATCATTCGGCTGCCTACGTTCAAAAATGGTCCGGTCTCATTTTCGGTGCGACATTTATAACTGCCTTTATTATGTCGCCTATTTGGGGAAGAATAGCGGATAAGCACGGTTTTAAGCCAATATTAATAATCAATGGCCTTGGACTTGCCACATCGATCTTTTTAATGAGTTTCGTGCAGACTGTTGAAACCTTTTTTATTTTAAGGCTTTTGATGGGAATTGTTACTGGATTTATCCCTACCTCCTTGGCGTTTATTTCATCCCAAACAGCACGTAAAGAAGCAGGAAAAATGCTAGGAACTTTGCAAATGGGAAGTGTTTCGGGGATGCTTTTCGGTCCCATGTTCGGTGGACTGTTAGCAGATGCTTTCGGCTTTCAATACACATTTATCATTACCGCAATATCAATTACGACTGCGACAATTATCGTCTTATTCGGGATTAAAGAACAGATTAGAGTAAAAAGTAAACGTGCAATTATTTATACGCGGAAAGCAATTTTAGGCGGGATTTTTCGTCATCGACTCATGTTAAACGTCATGATGGTCACGACGATTATTCAAATTGCAAACTTTAGTATCCAACCTCTATTGTCGCTTTATGTTGCTGAATTAACGAATGCGAAGGACGTTGCTTTTCTTGCTGGTATCACATTTAGCGCCGCAGGACTTGGAAATTTATTATTTGCGAGATTTTGGGGCCGGCTTGGCGATGATATTGGCTATGAGAAAGTCTTGTCGATTCTTCTACTTCTATCCTTCTTATTTGTCATCCCCCAAGCATTTGTAACGGCACTATGGCAACTCATTATTTGTCGTTTATTGTTCGGGATTGCAGTTGGCGGAATGATACCAATTACGACTGCCCTAATCAGACGGGATGCGCCTGTCAATATTCAAGGAGAAATGATGGGTTACAATACGAGCTTTAGATTCCTTGGTAATATTATAGGCCCGATGTTTGGTGGTATCGTGAGTGGGTTTATCGGCATCTCTTCCGTATTCATTGTTACCTCATCACTATTTCTCGTTGGGTTTACTTTCCTTTTTCTGGCTAAACGAAAGCCCGGGCAGGATTTTGAAGATTCTCTCGCCGCCAAAACTAATGGTTAA